Genomic DNA from Desulfonema ishimotonii:
GGTAGTATTTTAAATCAGTTTACGGAAAAGGAGAGATAAAAAGACAACATATGAGTACTCACACCGACAGGATAAAAGTCATCATCATCTGCGGACCGACCGGCATCGGCAAGACCTCCGCAACCATCGGCATGGCCCGGGCGTTCAACGGCGAAATCATCAGCGCCGACTCCATGCAGATCTACAAATACATGGACATCGGCACGGCCAAGCCCACGCCTGAAGAGCGGGCCGCAGTCCCCCACCATCTGGTTGATTTTGTCGCGCCGGACGCCCCCTTTGACGCGGCCCGGTTTGCGGCCCTGGGCCGCGAGAAAATCAGCGAACTGGCGGGCCGGGGCATCACGCCCTTTGTGGCGGGCGGCACGGGCCTCTACATCAGGGCCCTGATCTGCGGCATCTTCCAGGCCGATCCCCCCGATGCCCGGATACGGGAAAAGCTCCGGCGCGAGGCGAAAGAACTGGGCAGTGCGGCCCTCCATGATCGCCTCATCCTGCGCGACCCCGGGGCGGCCGCCCGAATCCACCCCAACGACACCTTCAGGATCGTCCGTGCCCTTGAGATCTGTGAGGCCACGGGCAAAACGCTTTCCGAATATCACCAGGCCCACCGGTTTGCGGATGCACCCTTTGATGTCCTGAAAATCGGCCTGCATATGGAGCGGGAAGCGCTCTATGACCGGATCAACCGCCGGGTTGACGCCATGCTTGAGGCCGGGCTCCGGGAAGAGGTTGAAGGGCTCATAAACCGGGGCTATTCCCCGGAACTCAGACCTATGCAGTCCCTGGGATATCGCCACATGGCGGATTTTATCGAAGGCAGGCTGACATGGGAAGAGGCGGCTGAGACGCTGAAAAGGGATACCCGGCGCTATGCAAAGCGTCAGATGACGTGGTTCAGGGCCGACCCGGAGATTGTCTGGAAACGTCCGGACGAAATCCTTTCCGCCTTCCCGCTGGTAAAAAATTTCTTGCAAGATTCGTCAGGATGTTTCAACATAGACGGGATGGATCAGGCTGAATGTGGGAAACCCGAATAATTTTCAATTGTTGATTTCAGAAAAACGGACTCAGAGGCACCGCTGCGGTGTCTGTCTGCTCAGGAATCGAAATACGCTCATCAGAAACCGGCGCGGCAGCCTGATCACGGCGGCAATTTCAGACAGAAAATCTTAGGGCGACAAGGACGGGAAACATGATGAACACCTATATTATCAGCCTTGTGACGCTGGGCATATTTGCCATCGGCGTTTCAGCGTACCTGCCTTTCCTGGTGCCGACGCAGGTCTTATCCTCCATCACCATTATTTTCGCCTCGGCCATCTCGCTGCTGGTGACATTTGTCGTAACCCGGAAGTGGATGGAGGAGCAGTATGACCGGAAGCTGCACAAGCTGAAAGAGGAGAATGAACGCAGAATCCGGCGGCTGAAAAAGGAACACGACACCACCACTCTTGAAAAAACGATCCGGGACGGCACCCAGACGCTGATTAAAAATGCGCTCGACTATTTCAAAATTGAGAACATCAAAAATGAGATCGGCACCTCGGCGGCCATTGAAAATCTCCAGTTGGACAAATACGGCCAGATCATCGAGCTGCTGGCCGACTTCTCCCTGATCCTGCCGGACATCAAGGAAAACCAGAAGATCGTAGAGGATGAGATCACCCACCAGATCAAGATCTACCGCATTGACGAAAACCCCTTTGCGCTCTTTATGGAGCGGATCATGCAGAAGTATATCGTGACCGTCAACAAGAAGATCAAGGAGAAGCATGAGCAGGATATGTTCGAGAATATGAAGACGTGCCCGGCCTGCGCCGAAAAAGTGATGCCCAAGGCCAAGGTCTGCAAGCACTGTGGCTACCAGTTCAAAAGCATCTCCCCCTCTGCGGCCCAGCAGGCCATTGCCATGGACCGGGTGGATAAGGGGAAAAAACTGCTGGGTCAGCAGCGTTATGAAGATGCGCTCAAGGAGTTTGACACCGCCATCGCGCTCAAGGCCAATTCAGCGGTCGCCTATTATCACCGGGCCATTGTCCATAACAAGATGGGCCGGCGCAAAAAGGCTGAGGCTGACCTGCGGGAAGCCTCGTATCTGGGGCACAAAAAAGCGCAGCAGATCCTGAACACGAACGAAAACGCCTGAATCTGAGAAGCTGTTTTAAAAATTGTCGGAGATTCCGACTGCCGGGGAATAAATCCCCCGGCTGAAAGCCGAACCGGGCTCCCCATATGGAACGGTTGGGCGGGGTTACGTCTCTGCCGTCTGAATTTTCCTGACGCTGCAAATCGGTGGTCATGTCCGACGGGGACGTAACCCCGTCCCACCGTTTTGAAACGGGTCTTTTACTTGCGCCGAACGCCCTAAGACCAGGCATGGACAGGTGAGGTGATCCGGAGGCTTTCGTAGAGGGCGATTCCCACGCTGGTGGAGAGGTTGAGGCACCGGATTTCATCGGAGATGGGGATGTGGTAGGTGGCGTCCGCATACCGGGAAAGGAGCGGCTCCGGCAGCCCGGCGGTCTCGGATCCGAAAATCAGGAAGGCCCTGGGGAGGTGCGGCATGGCCCGGAAGGACTGTGCCCCTTTTTTGGCAAAGAGGGCCACCTCACCGGCCTGCGGTGCCAGCGCCCGTTCAAAGGCCTCGAAATGGTCCCACACCGAGAGCTTCACCCGTGGCCAGTAGTCGAGACCGGCCCGTCTGACCTGACGGCTTTCCAGGGAAAATCCCAGGGGACGGATCAGGTGGAGAAACGCCCCGGCCCCCAGGCAGGTGCGCCCGATGTTGCCCGTGTTCCAGTGAACTTCGGGGGCAACCAGTACGATATGTCGTTCAATCTTCTGCATCATCAGTAGCTCTGAGGAAATTTCATAAAATAAAAATATCCGTGCCATCGGACGGCAGGGCGTATCCCCGTCGAAAACAGGAGCGGCATAACCGCCGCCTCTGACTTGGCAGTCTGTTTGTGCCGAACCCTCTGAAAAATAAAAATCCCGCCGCTTGCAACCCGAACCGTACCGATGAGGTGGTGAGGTGCAAACAACCCCGTAAAAGTTCCACTTTTGCCGCACAAGCTGACTTTGGATAGTCTGGCAAAGCAAGAGATGAAAAAAAGGACGCGCCCGACAACTCTCCACGGCTTATTTGTGGGATGCCCAGGCCGCTGCGCACTCTTCCAGGCCGCCTTCGCTCAGGGTTGTCACCTGTTCGGGAAGCCAGCCGTCATGGCGCTTGCCCTCGGAATCCACATACCGCACCCTGAGCCACCGCCCCCTGAGATCAAGCAGACTTACGGGCGAATTGGTCGGAATCCGCATCAGGGGCGGGTTCTGATAATTGGCCTCCCTGTGCAGGACGGGGGCGCCGTCCTCCGTGGGTGCGGCGCAGAGGCCCAGCACGCTGCCGTGCATCCAGCCCGATATACCATCCGCCTCGACCCTGAACCAGCCCTTGCTCGCCGCGCTGACGCTCACGATACGCACACCGCCGTCACCGGCATAGGGAATGACATGCACCACCTTGCCGGAAGGCGCATCGCGGACATTGGTGCCGTTGGAATCCTTATCAATAACCAATACCCTTGGGGAAAAATCCTGAGCCTGGACGGGCAATACGGGAAAAAACAGCGCCAAAGCCAGATACAATACAAAGTATTTCATGATGCTTCCTTTGGATTTGAAGTCGGGTTCTGTTGTCATCTATCCAAATAACATTAATTCAGATTGTTGAGTCAAGTAGGGTGGGCACGTTTTTTGTGCCCACCTATTCCCTAAAGTGCGGTGGGCACGGAAAAGCGTGTGCCCACCCTAATGCTTTGTCAGCTTTGTTTTTGTGAGTTCGGAAAACTGAGGAGTGCATGAGCAACGCTCATGCACTCCTCGCTTCGGCGCTTCCAACCCACAATCCGCTGCATCATTGCAACTCTGTAAAGATAAAAATCCCGCCCGCCGCGTTCAGACCTTTTTCCCGCAGTGGGGGCAATACTTAAATTCGGGATGCAGGGAGCGGTTGCAATGCGGGCACCGGGCATCCTGTTTCTCCAGAAATTCCTCATATTCGGCCCCCATCTCATGAACACTCCGTTCGCACCGCTCACACATGAGAAACGGCTCACCCGTTCTGACCCGGAAAACCGGGATGAAAAACAGGTTGAGATAGTGGTCTGTCCGTTTGTACCAGGCCTGGGCCAGACCGCACACCGGACAGATTTCGGGCTTTTTGCTGAGGATTTTTACTTTGGGCGTAATGCCGCCGATAAAAAAGAACATGCTTACCCCGCTGCCGGGCAGTTCCGCCACTCAGTGGGCGGGGCGGGAGGAAATGCCCGGCGCGCCTCCCGCCGGCCTGAATTCAGAAAATGGCGGGTTTGCAGATGACTTCCCGAATCCGCATGTCAAACAGATCCGACTGATTGGCGGGTTTCACCACCAGCGCGGCGTCGGCCCCTCTGCCGCTGCCGCCCACGGCGATGATGTCCTTTCCGCTGAGCGTCCCGGCATCGGCGGCCATGACGGACACCTCCACCGCCACCTTGGTGCCCTGTCCGAAAAGCCGGAGGGTGTCGGCGATCAGCAGGGCCGGGTAGATGCCCGAATGCTTTTTGGCCACCGCCCGCTCCACACCGGACAGGGCGTGGGTGGCCGCCACAACGGTTGCCCCTTTGTCGGTCAGCTCCTGCCTCACGCTGTCGTCCATAATATTTTTGAACGGTTTTTTAAAGCCACAGTGATAGGTGACCACCACGACCCTGAAGCCTTCAAATATCTCAAGGGCCCTGTAGGCCGTATCCCCTTTGGTGGAGGCGAGTACCACCTCGTCAAGGCCCAGCGCCTTTCCGCGTTCATAAGCCAGCTTCAGCGTCTGTTCCGTGTTCTCTTTGCCCGGTTTGTCAAAATACATATGATCTCCTGTTCTTTTTTTTTTACAGATGAATTCGGCATTTCCGATCCGGCTTTGTCCCCTTTTCTGGGAATAAGACTTGATTATCTGAACAATTAGAACTATCTCTCTGCTCAGACCTTCTCTTCGGAAAAAATTTTTGGCGGCGTGGCCAGCCATCAGGATCATGCGCATCCGCCTTCCGGCCCCGCCAGAACGGCTATCTGAAAAACCTATAGTTCCGATCCGGAGGGATGTCAAAATTAATTTTCATCCTTTTCATCAACGGAGGTGAAGAATGGTCATCGACTTTCATACCCACATCTTTTCCCGCGCGATCCGCGACAACCGCTCCGCCCGTTTCCCGTCCGAACCGGCCTTCAAACTGCTCTATGATTCACCCAAGTCCAGACTGGTCGGGGCTGAGGACGCCCTTGCCATGATGGACGAGCAGGGGGTGGACAAGTCCGTGGTGTTCGGCTTTCCCTGGCAGGACGCAGATACCTTCAGGCGGGAAAACGACTATATTCTGGAGGTGGTGCAGAAATACCCGGACCGCCTCATCGGCCTTTGCTGCTTTGACGCCCTGAACCGGGCAGCCGCAGCAGAAACGGCGCGGTGCCTTGACGCCGGGCTGTCGGGGGTGGGCGAGCTGGCGTTCTACGAGAACGGGATCGACGAGGCTGCCCGCAATGCCCTGGAGCCGATCATGGCTATCTGCCGCGAAAAGGCCTGCCCGATCCTGATCCATACCAATGAGCCGGTGGGACACATGTATCCGGGCAAATCGCCCAACACCCTGGTTCAGATCTACAAGCTGGTCAAAGCCTTCCCGGAGAATAAAATCGTTCTGGCCCACTGGGGTGGCGGGATTTTTTTCTATAACCTCCTGAAGCGGGAGGCCAAAGACGTTCTGAAAAACGTCTGGTACGACACCGCAGCCTCGCCTTTCTTATACGATGTGGATATCTATCCCACCGCCCAGCAGCTCGCAGGACCGGACAAGGTGCTGTTCGGCACGGATTATCCGCTGCTGAAGCCGAAACGCTATTTCGGTGATATTGAAAAATCCGGGGTGTCGGCCGCCGATGCCGCCGCCATCTGCGGCGGAAACGCGGCAGCGCTGCTGAACCTTTGAGAAGCTGTTTTAAAAATCCTTTCGGAGTGCAAAAGTTAAGCCCCGAAAGGGGCGATCTTTTGCAAAATTTGCGAAAAACCTGCCTTCGGCCTTAATTTTCGCACTCCGTTTCTGAGTCGCCGGTATTTTTAACACAGCTTCTAAGGGCTGTCACAGGAACCTGCCCCTCAGAGCCATTACGTTAAGAGTATTTCTGAAAAGCCCCGAAGGGGCGGCAGATATGAGTTTTGCTCCGGTTTTTCTGCCGTCCCGCCGGGACTCGCAGCGTTTTTAATTCCCGATCCCGGCGATGAATTGCCGGGCTATTGTCGTCCGTCTCTCCGGGACTTAAAAAAGACAACCCCGGAGATGAGTATAACGGTAAAGGTAACGCATCGGGAATACGGACAAAAAAATATTCAGCCCTGAAAGGGCGTGACATATTTCGGGGCCGCCGTCCCGGGCTTCGGGCCTGCCCCCCGGATACCAATAAAATTGAGGCACGGTTCCGCAATGGCATCACGCCGGGGGAGAGAACCGCCGGATCGCCTCCAGAATGGGCCGGATGCGCTCCCGGTGTTCCGGCGGGATCATCAGGACGCTGGCCTGCCGGTTGGGGAGCAGCCCTTCCGGTGCTTTCAGTTTCCCTTCCCGGTATTTCCGGCAGTTCTCCCCGTCGGCCATGAACAGCAGTACATCGGTCAGGTTGCCGGAGCAGCCGTCCGCATCAAAATGTTCGATATGCTGCAAAAAGAGGTTGCTGACGGTCACCGTGAACGGGGCCATGTCGGCATATCCCGTCTCCCGGCAATCCCGCGCCGAGACCATGCAACGGCATCCGAAGGGGCGGAGCGTGTAAATCGGGCATTCATCATCTGTCAGAAACGGGCAGCTTCCCCAGGCCGGATCGCTCTCCTCTTCGGGGATCTCCTCTCCCCGGACACAGCGATCCGCCAGCGCATTGGTCGTGATGCGGGGCTGAAACCGCTTTTTATCCGCCTCAGCCCGCAGCCGCTCCAGAAGCGTTGCCCTGTCACTGTCTGCCATTCCCTGAAGCAGCGCGTATGCCTCAAGGGTCGTGAGCGTGACATTCCGGGTGCAGCACCGGGCGCAGTGCCGTTTGCAGGCCACCGCTGTCCCGGCTGAAAATTCATCATAAACCTTATATATGTGGGCCAATGCCGCCAGTTTCATATCCGGGGGATTCACCGTTTTCCGCCTTTCTCCGGGTGTCTTGTCCGCACAACCCGCTGTCACGCAACAACAGGCCGAAGCCCGCCGGGGCGTCCCAATCCCCCCGTCCTGAAGCAGCATTCAGACCTGAAGTCTGAACGCCTCCGGCATAATATCCGGGGAGTTCAGACACCGGGTCTGAGAACCGGGGGGATAAATTCCCATCTGGTGCTTTGTCAATTTTGTTTTTGTGAGTTCGGAAAATTACGGAGTGCATGAGCAAGGCTCATGCACTCCCCGCACCGGCGCTTCCAACCCACAATTTTAATGTTGACAAAGCACTAGTGCTTTGTCATCGCTTAATTTTAGGATCAGCGGATTTCAATTTGTACCGGTGTCAGCAGGTTGCATTATGCTCAACCCTAATTTTCAGCTTTGACTATGCACTAGTAAATAATCTTACGGTCCTGCTGGCCGCCCGGCACTACGATGCGGGAGGCCTCTTCGGCCTGAAGCTTTTTGGCCTCCTCAATCAGGCGTTCCACGGCCTGATTCATGGCTGCCGGGAACTCCTGAATCGCCTCTTCCAGAGTTTTGGCTTTGAGTTCGCACTGGAGGGGAAGCGGGCCGTTGGGCGACATCAGCTGGGAGTGGCCGATGAAAAGCGCCTCACGGGCGGTATCCTCTGTTCCGTCGAGGCTGACCGGCACCAGTTTCCGGATGGAGGCCACCTGCATATCGGTTACGTTTTCCTCACGATAGAGGTTGTTTATATCCACTGTGAAATCTATGCCATGATTCATACCACCGTTACTCATCTCATTCTCCTTTGGGGTTGATCCGCTTTGATCATCATATTTCACCGGCCGACGTCACCACACCTCCGAACCGGAAATGTTTTATACGAAGTCTGTTTTGAAAACCGGCGTTTCTGTTCTGCCCGTCATTTCCGGGACAGACGTATCCATCGCTTTGCAGGGCGGATGGCTGTTGCCGCAGACATGACGGTATGTTTAAAAACCGGGGATTTCAGACCGGACACAGTACTAATGAACTTAAAAAATTGTTCGGCAGATAGCTGAAATATGTGTTTACGGGTTTAAAAATTTCGGAACTCTATCAAAGTCTCCGGTTTTATTCAACCGGCAAACCCGATTAAAATAGCGGCGCACCGGCAGAGGCCTTTTAAAGCTCTTGACAAGCCGGGGAGACAGGCCGTAACCTGCGATATGGAATCTTCGGGAAAAGTTCCGGCGGTGTCTTCCGCCCTGTCGGATGCTTTTCCCCGTCCCCCCGCAATTCTCAGATGAGGAGGCGCTGATGGAACGCACGGTTTATTTTACAGATCTAAGGGCATCGGCCCAGGACAACCTTTATGCCAAACTGGGCAGACTTCTGGAGGCGGCCGGTATCGCCCGGGTCTTTTCAGAAAAGGATCTGGTCGCCATCAAACTTCATTTCGGAGAGATGGGAAACACGGCCTTTATCCGTCCCATATTCCTGCGCCGGATTGTGGAACAGGTCCGGCAGCATGGCGGCAATCCCTTCCTGACCGATGCCAACACCCTCTATGCCGGAACCCGGAGTGATTCCCCCTCCCATCTGACCACCGCCATCCGGAACGGATTTGCCCATTCGGTCATCGACGCCCCGGTGATCATTGCCGACGGGCTGCGGGGAAAAACGGAAACCGCAGTTGAAATCCGCCGGAAACGGTTCAAGACGGTTTATATCGGAAAAGAGATCGTCGAAGCGGAGGCCTTTATCTCGGTGGCCCACTTCAAGGGGCATGAGCTTTCGGGGTTTGGCGGGGCCATCAAAAACACGGGAATGGGATGTGCCTCCCGCAGAGGGAAGCTGGCCCAGCATTCGACCGTATCCCCCCGGATCAGCGCGGAGAACTGCATCGGCTGTGGCGAGTGCGTGGACCACTGCTCCCAGGGCGCGCTTTCGGTCCCCGGTGAAGTGGCGGTCATGGACACGGACAGGTGCATTGGCTGCGGCGAGTGTATCCTGATCTGTCCCAGCCGCGCCATTGAGATTGAATGGGATCAGGCCGTGCCGGTGTTTCTGGAAAACATGGTCGAATACACCGAGGGGGTTCTCAGAAACAAAAAGGACAAGGCCCTGTTCATCAACTTTATCACAAATATCTCACCGGCCTGCGACTGCTACGGGCACAACGACGCCCCCATTGTCCGGGATATCGGCATTGTCGCCTCACGGGACCCGGTGGCCATTGACCAGGCCTCTGCCGATCTGGTAAACGGAGAAACCGCTCTGGCTGGATCGTGCCTGACAACCCATCTCCGGGCCGGTGAGGACAAGTTCAAAGGGCTTTATCCCAGGGTGGACTGGGCGCATCAGCTCCGATACGCAGAGGAG
This window encodes:
- the miaA gene encoding tRNA (adenosine(37)-N6)-dimethylallyltransferase MiaA — its product is MSTHTDRIKVIIICGPTGIGKTSATIGMARAFNGEIISADSMQIYKYMDIGTAKPTPEERAAVPHHLVDFVAPDAPFDAARFAALGREKISELAGRGITPFVAGGTGLYIRALICGIFQADPPDARIREKLRREAKELGSAALHDRLILRDPGAAARIHPNDTFRIVRALEICEATGKTLSEYHQAHRFADAPFDVLKIGLHMEREALYDRINRRVDAMLEAGLREEVEGLINRGYSPELRPMQSLGYRHMADFIEGRLTWEEAAETLKRDTRRYAKRQMTWFRADPEIVWKRPDEILSAFPLVKNFLQDSSGCFNIDGMDQAECGKPE
- a CDS encoding tetratricopeptide repeat protein gives rise to the protein MMNTYIISLVTLGIFAIGVSAYLPFLVPTQVLSSITIIFASAISLLVTFVVTRKWMEEQYDRKLHKLKEENERRIRRLKKEHDTTTLEKTIRDGTQTLIKNALDYFKIENIKNEIGTSAAIENLQLDKYGQIIELLADFSLILPDIKENQKIVEDEITHQIKIYRIDENPFALFMERIMQKYIVTVNKKIKEKHEQDMFENMKTCPACAEKVMPKAKVCKHCGYQFKSISPSAAQQAIAMDRVDKGKKLLGQQRYEDALKEFDTAIALKANSAVAYYHRAIVHNKMGRRKKAEADLREASYLGHKKAQQILNTNENA
- a CDS encoding tRNA (cytidine(34)-2'-O)-methyltransferase, which produces MMQKIERHIVLVAPEVHWNTGNIGRTCLGAGAFLHLIRPLGFSLESRQVRRAGLDYWPRVKLSVWDHFEAFERALAPQAGEVALFAKKGAQSFRAMPHLPRAFLIFGSETAGLPEPLLSRYADATYHIPISDEIRCLNLSTSVGIALYESLRITSPVHAWS
- a CDS encoding SH3 domain-containing protein; its protein translation is MKYFVLYLALALFFPVLPVQAQDFSPRVLVIDKDSNGTNVRDAPSGKVVHVIPYAGDGGVRIVSVSAASKGWFRVEADGISGWMHGSVLGLCAAPTEDGAPVLHREANYQNPPLMRIPTNSPVSLLDLRGRWLRVRYVDSEGKRHDGWLPEQVTTLSEGGLEECAAAWASHK
- a CDS encoding zinc ribbon domain-containing protein, which translates into the protein MFFFIGGITPKVKILSKKPEICPVCGLAQAWYKRTDHYLNLFFIPVFRVRTGEPFLMCERCERSVHEMGAEYEEFLEKQDARCPHCNRSLHPEFKYCPHCGKKV
- a CDS encoding pyruvate kinase alpha/beta domain-containing protein, translating into MYFDKPGKENTEQTLKLAYERGKALGLDEVVLASTKGDTAYRALEIFEGFRVVVVTYHCGFKKPFKNIMDDSVRQELTDKGATVVAATHALSGVERAVAKKHSGIYPALLIADTLRLFGQGTKVAVEVSVMAADAGTLSGKDIIAVGGSGRGADAALVVKPANQSDLFDMRIREVICKPAIF
- a CDS encoding amidohydrolase family protein, producing the protein MVIDFHTHIFSRAIRDNRSARFPSEPAFKLLYDSPKSRLVGAEDALAMMDEQGVDKSVVFGFPWQDADTFRRENDYILEVVQKYPDRLIGLCCFDALNRAAAAETARCLDAGLSGVGELAFYENGIDEAARNALEPIMAICREKACPILIHTNEPVGHMYPGKSPNTLVQIYKLVKAFPENKIVLAHWGGGIFFYNLLKREAKDVLKNVWYDTAASPFLYDVDIYPTAQQLAGPDKVLFGTDYPLLKPKRYFGDIEKSGVSAADAAAICGGNAAALLNL
- a CDS encoding cytoplasmic protein, translated to MSNGGMNHGIDFTVDINNLYREENVTDMQVASIRKLVPVSLDGTEDTAREALFIGHSQLMSPNGPLPLQCELKAKTLEEAIQEFPAAMNQAVERLIEEAKKLQAEEASRIVVPGGQQDRKIIY
- a CDS encoding DUF362 domain-containing protein; this encodes MERTVYFTDLRASAQDNLYAKLGRLLEAAGIARVFSEKDLVAIKLHFGEMGNTAFIRPIFLRRIVEQVRQHGGNPFLTDANTLYAGTRSDSPSHLTTAIRNGFAHSVIDAPVIIADGLRGKTETAVEIRRKRFKTVYIGKEIVEAEAFISVAHFKGHELSGFGGAIKNTGMGCASRRGKLAQHSTVSPRISAENCIGCGECVDHCSQGALSVPGEVAVMDTDRCIGCGECILICPSRAIEIEWDQAVPVFLENMVEYTEGVLRNKKDKALFINFITNISPACDCYGHNDAPIVRDIGIVASRDPVAIDQASADLVNGETALAGSCLTTHLRAGEDKFKGLYPRVDWAHQLRYAEEIGLGSRAYRIEKI